The Episyrphus balteatus chromosome 3, idEpiBalt1.1, whole genome shotgun sequence genome segment TAGTTAGAAGGTattagcaaaaagttattaGCTGTTCTAGGCTTTAATATGGTTTGGATTGTTTTGTCCAAGTTATGAATTTCAGTTAATATTTCTTAATTCTTACACCCCCTTTAATTTcccttttataaaataaataatgtttttttttgtattccaggGCCTTGGATTTACACTTGAAGAACGACAATTGATGGGCATTCAAGGTCTATTACCAGCTGTTGTAAAAACTCTAGATGAACAAGTCAAACATGCTCTCATTCTGCTAGATCGTTTGGAAAATGATTTAGACAAATACATCTATTTGAATGGTCTTGCCGATCGTAATGAACGTTTATTCTATAATGTCTTGGCTGCTGATATTGGCAAGATGATGCCAATTGTTTATACCCCAGTTGTTGGTTTGGGATGTCAGAAATTTAGTTTAGTATTCCAAAATCCTAAAGGAATGTACATAACTATCAAGGATAAAGGTCATGTTTACCAGGTTTTGAAGGTAAGTTTCAGGAAACGGAATCTAATAAAGAAAGATATTATaagattttgaacttttttagaaCTGGCCAGAAACTGATGTTCGAGCTATTGTTGTGACAGATGGAGAGCGTATCCTTGGCTTAGGTGATCTCGGTGCTAATGGAATGGGTATTCCATGCGGAAAATTATCCCTCTATACAGCTTTAGCTGGTATTCCACCACACCAATGTCTTCCCATAACATTGGATGTGGGAACCAATACCCAATCGATTTTGGATGACCCACTTTACATTGGACTTCGTCAGAAGCGTGTAACTGGTCCGGAATATGATGAATTCTTGGAGGAATTCATGCAAGCTGTAGTTCGACGTTATGGTCAAAACTGCCTGGTGCAGTTTGAGGACTTTGGTAACGCTAACGCATTCCGTCTTTTGTCCCGTTATCGTGACACTAATTGTGTCTTCAATGATGACATCCAGGGAACCGCTTCGGTTGCCTTGGCTGGTCTTCTAGCTTCGTTAAAGATTAAAAACACCAGTCTTAAGGAGAATACAATTCTCTTCCAAGGAGCTGGTGAAGCTGCTTTGGGAATTGCAAATCTTTGCGTTATGGCCATGCAACAGGAAGGTCTTAGTGAAGAAGAAGCTAAGAGGCATGTGTGGCTGGTTGACAGCAAGGGTTTAATTGTCAAAGATCGCCCAAGTGGTGGTCTGAGCGAGCACAAGTTACACTTTGCTCATGAACACGAACCAGTTGAAACTTTGGCCGAGGCAGTAAATGTCATCAAGCCAAATATATTGATTGGAGCTGCCGCAATTGGAGGAGCATTTACACCAgccattttagaaaaaatggcCGAACTTAACGAAACTCCAATCATTTTCGCTCTCTCAAATCCCACCATTAAAGCTGAATGCACTGCCATCCAAGCTTACACACACACAAAGGGTAAATGTATTTTTGCCTCAGGATCACCATTCGACCCGGTCGAATACAATGGCAAGACATTCTATCCTGGCCAAGGTAATAACTCGTATATTTTCCCGGGAGTTGCTTTGGGAGTTATTTGTGCTGGTATGTTGACCATTCCGGAAGAGGTATTCCTTATTTCTGCTGAGAAATTGGCTGATATTTGTTCAGCAGAAGATTTAGCTAAGGGCAGTCTTTATCCACCATTGTCTGCTATTACTCAATGTTCCATTC includes the following:
- the LOC129914550 gene encoding NADP-dependent malic enzyme isoform X1; this translates as MFLYNQTRCLLGQSATRLASRSKHLNSINDHTTSPSANGSYSHSANLNGLDRHQRHRNSQHIIYPPQHQLSANGNGNGKMNSIPNPNQLLQQQQQHEQQIYKTTIPVNNHQCQNQNCSNIQMNQSAVCGGGGGISAGTNIPSHDVTNGGIPSQASHCCCHYNNNVHYMRNSGTTPCPCHPNDSDKRFVCPTNTMTETHHEHHTTLVGCVAGGTISTGGGELTDGVAKLCKFSSNRNTQLPTSFYSYSPTAAALVDGTRTTNNNNNSNFYYQNSHRAYSSYIDQLRGFSSSTSDTEKEELKTKKMSAGNNRDRLGFWGTDGDSDVTGSLSGLDRLQKKRYNKGLGFTLEERQLMGIQGLLPAVVKTLDEQVKHALILLDRLENDLDKYIYLNGLADRNERLFYNVLAADIGKMMPIVYTPVVGLGCQKFSLVFQNPKGMYITIKDKGHVYQVLKNWPETDVRAIVVTDGERILGLGDLGANGMGIPCGKLSLYTALAGIPPHQCLPITLDVGTNTQSILDDPLYIGLRQKRVTGPEYDEFLEEFMQAVVRRYGQNCLVQFEDFGNANAFRLLSRYRDTNCVFNDDIQGTASVALAGLLASLKIKNTSLKENTILFQGAGEAALGIANLCVMAMQQEGLSEEEAKRHVWLVDSKGLIVKDRPSGGLSEHKLHFAHEHEPVETLAEAVNVIKPNILIGAAAIGGAFTPAILEKMAELNETPIIFALSNPTIKAECTAIQAYTHTKGKCIFASGSPFDPVEYNGKTFYPGQGNNSYIFPGVALGVICAGMLTIPEEVFLISAEKLADICSAEDLAKGSLYPPLSAITQCSIQIAVKVMDYAYKNGLATVRPEPQDKEAFIKSQMYELNYPPAVPEVYQWSNKL
- the LOC129914550 gene encoding NADP-dependent malic enzyme isoform X2 encodes the protein MMGNSSSMCKDKKSVQNRGDDGDHTTSPSANGSYSHSANLNGLDRHQRHRNSQHIIYPPQHQLSANGNGNGKMNSIPNPNQLLQQQQQHEQQIYKTTIPVNNHQCQNQNCSNIQMNQSAVCGGGGGISAGTNIPSHDVTNGGIPSQASHCCCHYNNNVHYMRNSGTTPCPCHPNDSDKRFVCPTNTMTETHHEHHTTLVGCVAGGTISTGGGELTDGVAKLCKFSSNRNTQLPTSFYSYSPTAAALVDGTRTTNNNNNSNFYYQNSHRAYSSYIDQLRGFSSSTSDTEKEELKTKKMSAGNNRDRLGFWGTDGDSDVTGSLSGLDRLQKKRYNKGLGFTLEERQLMGIQGLLPAVVKTLDEQVKHALILLDRLENDLDKYIYLNGLADRNERLFYNVLAADIGKMMPIVYTPVVGLGCQKFSLVFQNPKGMYITIKDKGHVYQVLKNWPETDVRAIVVTDGERILGLGDLGANGMGIPCGKLSLYTALAGIPPHQCLPITLDVGTNTQSILDDPLYIGLRQKRVTGPEYDEFLEEFMQAVVRRYGQNCLVQFEDFGNANAFRLLSRYRDTNCVFNDDIQGTASVALAGLLASLKIKNTSLKENTILFQGAGEAALGIANLCVMAMQQEGLSEEEAKRHVWLVDSKGLIVKDRPSGGLSEHKLHFAHEHEPVETLAEAVNVIKPNILIGAAAIGGAFTPAILEKMAELNETPIIFALSNPTIKAECTAIQAYTHTKGKCIFASGSPFDPVEYNGKTFYPGQGNNSYIFPGVALGVICAGMLTIPEEVFLISAEKLADICSAEDLAKGSLYPPLSAITQCSIQIAVKVMDYAYKNGLATVRPEPQDKEAFIKSQMYELNYPPAVPEVYQWSNKL